The sequence GTGTATCACTCAAATATATGATTTACTACAGTATTTTTCTTAAAACTCATAAGAGGAAAATCTAAAATCTAACTGACCCCGTATACCCTACCTCTTCGAGTGTCACGGGGTCTCTCTCGTGGGCTACAACACCTGCAACGCGACATAAGTAGAGTTGTAGTCGTACTCGTTTTGTAGACATAACCGTCGGTACCGACACTGGCGTGCCCGTGACTAGGAATAGACATCCTGCCACCCAGTTGGCATTCCGCTCGTCAGGAACCCTGCCTCTGTAGTTGGAAGGGCGACATTCACGCCGTTGAGGGTGGCAAAGCGGTAATCGTTTGTTGTGCCGAAGAGTCCATCGACAGCTACCATAGTATTCGTAACGCCATTGATGTCGTGGTTAAAAAGAGAATCAAGAACATCGTGGGAGGTGTAATCAATTCCACCATTGAGGCTTCCTGTGTCGGCACTCGTTCTATCACTGCTTCTATCCCAAAAATAGTACCAATTTCCGTTGACATGAACGGGAGCGATGAGTTTGCCGTAGCTTCCAAGATCGATAATATTATTCAAATAAATCTAGGTTATATTTAGTAAATTTGTTCTATAGTAAAAATTCATTTTACAAATTTATAAAATTATTTTCATCACGAAATGAGACCATGTTCTACAGAAAAAAAATCATTTTACCTCTCTTTCTTTGCGTATGCTTTAGTCAACTTGATGCTGCTGTTAACGAAGTGATTCCGGGAGATTACGAGGCACCAGCCGTTGGTATAAACTTAACAACTCTTTATCTCGCTGAGAGAAAAATGGCTGGACCATATGTTGATGGACATAAACTCACAGATGAGACAGTAACGTCCCTCATTTCCGCCGTTAAATTTACAACAACACTCGATGTGGGAGGTTATACGGTTTGTCCTATGATTGCATTGCCGTATTCGGTAACCAAAAGTAATGGCGATACCATGTCTGCTATACTGGGTCATGAGTCGGTCGGTTTTTCGGATGTGTTAGTAGGGGCAACCGGATGGCTCGTCAATGATAAAGCAAAAAATCAATATCTTGCAGCAACACTGCTGTTATTTGCACCAACGGGAGAATACAATCCTAAGCAACTACTCAACATCGGGGAAAATAGATACAAATCAACACTCAATATCGGATACGTACAGAAACTAAGTGACGATTTTTTCATCGAGCTTTCCCCTGAGCTTGCTTTGTATGGAAAAAACGATAATTCTCTTGGGCGAAGAATAGAACAAAATCCAAGCTATGCACTCACCACAATGATACGTTACAATCAAACTCCTCAACTTACCCTTTTTGGCGGATTTCAGCAAAATTATGGCGGGGGAACTATAGTAGAAGGTGTGGCACAAAATGATGATACCAGAATGCAAAAAGCAACTTTGGGAGGGTATTATTATACACTTGCCGGCACACAAATTTTTCTCCGTTATGCTAAGGAGTTTCATACTCAAAGCGGTATGAAGATTTCCGATGATTTTCTTTTAAGATTCCAATGGTGGTTTAAATAACCAATGTTCCGAACTACACTATTTTGGTTGATTTTTTTATGGGGGAATATCCTCTTTGCTCAGATTCCAATACAAGACATCAGCCATATAAATTTACCCGTAAAACTCAATGGTGAGTGGGGATTTGCTGAAGATAAAGTACTTTTACCACAACAAACGAACACCATTACCAAAACACTTTATCTTCCTCAATATTTAGAAAGTCGGCATGGACCGAAAGGTGTTGCTACCTTCGTTATTGATCTTTATACTACGCCTAATAAGCCACTTAGCCTTGATTTCAATCCTCTTGTAAACCCATGGAAACTGTTTATTGATAATAACCTTGTATATGAATCAGGAATCATAGATTCCAAAAATAAAATTTATTTAGCCTCTGCTAAACGTCAAATTGCAAACTTCACACCTACTCGACATAAAACTCGTATTACACTTTGGATTGCTAACTCGCAACATCGTCATTTTGGATTAGGTATTTCTCCACAAATTGCACCGTATGGAATTCTTGAATCTTACCATTCATCAATGACATATGTAAACTTTGCTTTAATCAGTATTTTAGTGGCTACCGGATTTTATCATCTTGGACTTTTTCTAGTATGGAGAAGAGACCAAGCACCGTTATGGTTTGGACTTTTTTTACTTGTTTTTACTTTACGAATAGCAACAACAAGTGAAAAAATCATCACGTTAATATACCCCTCAATAACATGGGAAATGCTGACACGTATCGAATATATCAGTGGATATTTAACCCTTCCTCTTTTTATTATGTACATAAGTTCTTTATACCCAAAGCAAAGCAATAAGATTATTCAACTTATTAATATTATAGTAGGAATAGTTTTTGTCCTATTTGGGCTATTTACATCAACCCTGTTTTTTACATCAAGCATGCCAATTACTGAAATAATTATCATCGAGAGTGTAATTTTTGTATCATGGGTACTCTATCACGCATTCAAAGCTAAAGAGCCAAATTCAACCTTTGCTTTTATTACTTTTGTCATTTTCGCTGGAACAATTATCCATGATGTACTAATGTTTTCTAAAGTAATTGATTCAACAGATGATTGGGGACCGATTGGATTTATTGTTTACCTCTTCGCACAAGCTCAAATTTTATTGCAACGCTACGCTAATGCATTTCATACTATCCAAAAGCATGAAAATGAGCTAGAATACATTATTTCCAAACGAACCGGTGAGCTCAAAGATTTACTCTCGCAACGTGAGCTTTTAATGCGAGAACTCAGTCATCGTGTAAAAAATAACCTTCAATTCATCATAGGACTTTTGTGGACCAAGCGTGTGAAAGCTAGCGATGAAACGAAAGCAATTTTATTATCTCTCCAATCACAGATTCAGGCAATAGCAACAGTACATGAAACGCTTTGTGAACAACCAAATATATCCACTGTCAATGGTAATCATTACCTTAAAACCATCATTGATGCTCTTCAAGAGCTCTATCCAAATATCACTTTTTCCTGCACTTTTGGCGAAGAGGGGCTATTATCCCTCGATGATACTATCTCACTAGGACTAGTTGTCAGTGAAATGGTATCAAACACCGTTAAACACGTATACTCAACAAAATCAGGAACAATATCTATCGATTTTGAAATACACAACAATCTGGCAAAACTATCCTATAGTGATGGTCAAACACAATTTCAAAACAATGATTTTTTAAAGGCTTCACGTAAAAATAAAAGTATTGGTTGGTCCATGATTACAGAACTTATACATCAACTAAAAGCCCAAATTTTATCAGAAGGTAATCTTTTTAAAATACAATTTTATACGGACAAAACTGTATGAAAAAGCTCCTAATTATTGAAGACAACTGGATGATGGCGCATGTAATCGACGAAGTGGCACTATCACTTGATATTGATGTTACCGGAATTGCAACGAGTTGGAATGAAGCTACAGAATTGCTTGTTGAGCAAATACCCGATTTTGTCATTCTAGATATCAACATTAATGGATCAGTCGATGGAATAGAAGTTGCTAGACGACTCAAAGAAAAAGAGATCCCTTTTTTATTTTTAACAGCCTATAAAGATTTGGAAATCATAAAAGAGGCTACAAAACTTTCACCACTTTCTTATCTTATAAAGCCTATCACTCCTGAAAATTTAATGGCAACCTTTTTATTATCAATCCAAAAACTTGCTCAAAAAACTCCTCCAACAAACAATTACGAATACCAATACACGATAGATGAGAATGGTATAATTTACAAAAACAAAGTACTATTCAATCTACCAAAAGGTGAACGTAGAGTATTAGGACTACTTCTTAAAAATTTAGGGTACCCTGTAAAGTATGAACTATTTTTTTCCTATGATGATGACGGAACCTTAGACACAATAAATGAAGCAACGTTACGTAATATTATCGTTAAGCTTCGTAAAAAGTGTCCAGATCTTACAATAACAAACATCAAAGATGTGGGATATATAGTAAATTTTGCTCATTAACTATACTTATATTGGCTCAGACTCTACCTGATTCCGCCCTTTTTCTTTGGCACGGTACAAAGCACTATCAGCACGCTGTATCATCGAGTGAGAGGTATCATTTGTAGTAAATATACTAACACCGAAAGAGACCGTTACCCCTCCAACCTCATCAAATGGATATTTTTCTATTGCATGCCGTAACTTATGGGCTACTTTCATCGCTTTTTCAAGATTCACATTAGGGAGCAAAAAGACAAATTCTTCACCTCCCCATCGTGCCATCATATCCCCATCACGTACTCCATCTTGAAACAACTGAGCTACTTTTGTTAAAACCTTATCGCCGATTTGATGACCATAGGTATCATTCACCCGTTTAAAGTAGTCGATATCTGCTATCAATAAAGCGAAACTGTTTCCTGATGTCCAATGTTCTCGCAATAACATATGATGAAATACATCATTAAACTTATTTCGATTAAACAGCTTCGTTAATGGATCAGTGATCGCTAGAAGTTCAATCCGTTTTTTATCGGAAATATCGTGATAGATTGCTGTATAGTTGGTCACCAATCCCTCTTCATCAATCCACGGTGTCATAACGGCATCAACCCAGCGAAGTTCGCCGTCTTTGCCACGGATTTCTATCTCGCCACTCCACCGTTCTATTCGCAATAAACACTCTTTCATCGCTTGATAGTCGGTTGCCAACATCTTATCGGTATAGATATCAGGCAGTGGTCTATAGAGAAGTTCTTCTTTTGTGTACCCAAAAAAAGTAAAAAAGGCATTAGAAACTTCGATAATTTGGCACATTGCATCGGTTTTAATACTCAATAGGTTATCGTCGATAATCTGCTTATCCCGCTGTAGTTCACCATTCAGATGGGCAATCTCTTTCATCTGAGCTTGCAATGCAAGTTTCAACTCATGCTGATCGCTAATATTATAGATAGAGACCATGACCAATGAGTCGTTAGGAACATAAGGGGAGATAATTACTTGCAACTGCATCGAGGTCAATAATGAAGTGGTGATTTTCGTACGGGGTATCTCGATAAAACGGTTTTGTTGTGACGCATCATAAAATGTAGGGGAAGAGATACGCAGTGTCGTTCTAATTTTACGTGCAAGAACAGGATAATCGACATCAGGATAAAATTCTTGAAAGCTTTTGCCAATAATTTCGGATGATTTAATACCGGTATTAATCTCCAACCATTTATTCCAATAAGAGACTCTAAAAGCGTCATCCATAATAATAACCCCAATCTCTAGGGCATCGAGTAAAATATTTGGGAAAGGTATCATTATCATATCAGGCATACAGCTCTTCTAGTTTATGATCAATCAACCCTTTAAGTCGCTCAATCATCTCATCTTTGGTTAATATAAAAACTTTTCCCTCGATATTTTGGGTTTGAAACTCCATATAGGTACTAATAATGATAATACGATGGTAATTGAGTAAATCCTCTTGATTAATCAAACAATTTCCCTCAACCACCTCTGTAGAGGGGACAAAAAATTGTACTTTCGTATGCAGCTCTTCAGTCAAACGGCTGATGATTGTTGCACTAAGAATATTGGTCAATTCAATCACTGCATCGTAAATATCCCCTTCTGAAGGTTTGCTTTCAGCATAAAGATAGTTACCAAGGTTTAGGGCCGATTCCTCAGAAATGACAAATAAAAACTCCCCACCAAACAACCCTCCGAAGAGTTGCTTAGTGACGTAACATCGTTGAGATTCCGGAATCGATTCTTTAATATGGGCATCTAATCCCTCCATATCGCTAATGGTGATTTGAGGGATATGCATTTTCCCAAAAGTTTGAAGCAGATCAGCAATACTCGCTGTTGCATTACCCACGGCAATATTCATAAGTTCTTTTAGCATATCGAGATGGTCTCCGCTAAATTCTACCTTTTGTACCATACATTCCCCTCTGATCTTAGAATACAAGTTGTTGTAAAATATTTTGCATTTTTTCACTGCTAATCGGTTTTGGAATCACCGCTTTTGCCCCTAATGCAATCACTTGCGCTTGTGCTTGAGTCTGGATATCCGCTGTCACGACAATAACCTGTGCTTTTGGATTGATAGCAATAATCTTTGCCAAGGCTTCATACCCATCCATCACCGGCATTGTCAAATCTAAAAAAACGATAGAATGGGAGGATTCAGCATACTGCTCAAGCGCTATTAAACCGTTTTCAGCTTCGAAAAATTCAGCTGAAGGTTCAAACTCTTTGAGCGTTTTAATCAACGATAATCGAGCTAATTTTGAATCATCTACAACTAATATTTTCATTTATACCCCTAAAACTCTTGCAATTTGATTAAATTGTACCCAATTATCGCTAAAGGGTTCTGCTATACTATGAAAAAAAATTCAAAAGAGTCTACCTTGCAAATACTTCTTGCCGACACACTGTTTACCAACGGAGTCATTCTCAAAAATTACGGTATTGTGTTTGATAAAACTATTTTGGAAGTCACCTCGAACGACGAATTGCGTTCCCGTTACGGTGAACAATGTATTGAACTTGGGGGAGGTTCCGTTTTACTTCCAGGGCTTATCAATTCCCATGTCCATCTGGAGTTTTCCGCTAACCGCTCCACCCTCACCTACGGTGAATTTATGCCGTGGCTCTCCAGTGTTATTGCCTCTCGTGATGAACTTATTAACGGATGCGATGATGAGTGCACAACACGCGCTATCAAAACCATGCTCTCCAACGGAATCACCGCATTCGGAGCAGTTAGCTCGTATGGATTTGACTTAAACCCCTGCTTTCAAGCACCTCAAAAAGTAGTCTTTTTTAACGAACTTATCGGCTCTGATCCCCAAATGGCGGATGCCCTTTATGCCAATTTTCAAGAGCGATTGTTTGCCGCACAAGCGTTAAAACGCGAAGGATTTCACCCCTCTATCGCCATCCACTCCCCCTACTCGGTTCACCGTATCTTGATCCAAAAAGCGCTCAAATACGCCCGTGAAAAACATCTTCGTGTGACTGCTCATTTCATGGAAAGTCCTGCTGAGCGCGAATGGTTGGAGAGTAACAGCGGAGCATTTGCACCGTTTTTCCAAAATTTTCTCAAACAGACCCAAGCCGCTAATACCGCTGAAGAATTTTTAAGCTATTTTCGTGATGTTCCCACCCTCTTTACCCACGCCGTTCAAGCCTCAGACAAAGAGCTTTCAACCATTGCTGATGGGAATCACACCATTATCCATTGCCCTATTTCCAACCGACTTCTTGGAAACGGGAAACTTGATTTAAATAGACTAGAAGAAGAGTCGATTCGATGGGTTTGTGGAACCGATGGTCTTAGTTCT comes from Sulfuricurvum sp. and encodes:
- a CDS encoding transporter; amino-acid sequence: MFYRKKIILPLFLCVCFSQLDAAVNEVIPGDYEAPAVGINLTTLYLAERKMAGPYVDGHKLTDETVTSLISAVKFTTTLDVGGYTVCPMIALPYSVTKSNGDTMSAILGHESVGFSDVLVGATGWLVNDKAKNQYLAATLLLFAPTGEYNPKQLLNIGENRYKSTLNIGYVQKLSDDFFIELSPELALYGKNDNSLGRRIEQNPSYALTTMIRYNQTPQLTLFGGFQQNYGGGTIVEGVAQNDDTRMQKATLGGYYYTLAGTQIFLRYAKEFHTQSGMKISDDFLLRFQWWFK
- a CDS encoding chemotaxis protein CheC, which produces MVQKVEFSGDHLDMLKELMNIAVGNATASIADLLQTFGKMHIPQITISDMEGLDAHIKESIPESQRCYVTKQLFGGLFGGEFLFVISEESALNLGNYLYAESKPSEGDIYDAVIELTNILSATIISRLTEELHTKVQFFVPSTEVVEGNCLINQEDLLNYHRIIIISTYMEFQTQNIEGKVFILTKDEMIERLKGLIDHKLEELYA
- a CDS encoding 7TM diverse intracellular signaling domain-containing protein; translated protein: MIFLWGNILFAQIPIQDISHINLPVKLNGEWGFAEDKVLLPQQTNTITKTLYLPQYLESRHGPKGVATFVIDLYTTPNKPLSLDFNPLVNPWKLFIDNNLVYESGIIDSKNKIYLASAKRQIANFTPTRHKTRITLWIANSQHRHFGLGISPQIAPYGILESYHSSMTYVNFALISILVATGFYHLGLFLVWRRDQAPLWFGLFLLVFTLRIATTSEKIITLIYPSITWEMLTRIEYISGYLTLPLFIMYISSLYPKQSNKIIQLINIIVGIVFVLFGLFTSTLFFTSSMPITEIIIIESVIFVSWVLYHAFKAKEPNSTFAFITFVIFAGTIIHDVLMFSKVIDSTDDWGPIGFIVYLFAQAQILLQRYANAFHTIQKHENELEYIISKRTGELKDLLSQRELLMRELSHRVKNNLQFIIGLLWTKRVKASDETKAILLSLQSQIQAIATVHETLCEQPNISTVNGNHYLKTIIDALQELYPNITFSCTFGEEGLLSLDDTISLGLVVSEMVSNTVKHVYSTKSGTISIDFEIHNNLAKLSYSDGQTQFQNNDFLKASRKNKSIGWSMITELIHQLKAQILSEGNLFKIQFYTDKTV
- a CDS encoding response regulator, yielding MKKLLIIEDNWMMAHVIDEVALSLDIDVTGIATSWNEATELLVEQIPDFVILDININGSVDGIEVARRLKEKEIPFLFLTAYKDLEIIKEATKLSPLSYLIKPITPENLMATFLLSIQKLAQKTPPTNNYEYQYTIDENGIIYKNKVLFNLPKGERRVLGLLLKNLGYPVKYELFFSYDDDGTLDTINEATLRNIIVKLRKKCPDLTITNIKDVGYIVNFAH
- a CDS encoding response regulator, with amino-acid sequence MKILVVDDSKLARLSLIKTLKEFEPSAEFFEAENGLIALEQYAESSHSIVFLDLTMPVMDGYEALAKIIAINPKAQVIVVTADIQTQAQAQVIALGAKAVIPKPISSEKMQNILQQLVF
- a CDS encoding metal-dependent hydrolase codes for the protein MKKNSKESTLQILLADTLFTNGVILKNYGIVFDKTILEVTSNDELRSRYGEQCIELGGGSVLLPGLINSHVHLEFSANRSTLTYGEFMPWLSSVIASRDELINGCDDECTTRAIKTMLSNGITAFGAVSSYGFDLNPCFQAPQKVVFFNELIGSDPQMADALYANFQERLFAAQALKREGFHPSIAIHSPYSVHRILIQKALKYAREKHLRVTAHFMESPAEREWLESNSGAFAPFFQNFLKQTQAANTAEEFLSYFRDVPTLFTHAVQASDKELSTIADGNHTIIHCPISNRLLGNGKLDLNRLEEESIRWVCGTDGLSSNYSLDLFEEMKVALFLHHSRELLPLAHQLWKSVTTNAAEALQLNCGKIAPTFDADILVMRIDYPINDQLPIHLITQPHSIESIYIQGEKIQ
- a CDS encoding diguanylate cyclase — protein: MPDMIMIPFPNILLDALEIGVIIMDDAFRVSYWNKWLEINTGIKSSEIIGKSFQEFYPDVDYPVLARKIRTTLRISSPTFYDASQQNRFIEIPRTKITTSLLTSMQLQVIISPYVPNDSLVMVSIYNISDQHELKLALQAQMKEIAHLNGELQRDKQIIDDNLLSIKTDAMCQIIEVSNAFFTFFGYTKEELLYRPLPDIYTDKMLATDYQAMKECLLRIERWSGEIEIRGKDGELRWVDAVMTPWIDEEGLVTNYTAIYHDISDKKRIELLAITDPLTKLFNRNKFNDVFHHMLLREHWTSGNSFALLIADIDYFKRVNDTYGHQIGDKVLTKVAQLFQDGVRDGDMMARWGGEEFVFLLPNVNLEKAMKVAHKLRHAIEKYPFDEVGGVTVSFGVSIFTTNDTSHSMIQRADSALYRAKEKGRNQVESEPI